Part of the Scylla paramamosain isolate STU-SP2022 chromosome 22, ASM3559412v1, whole genome shotgun sequence genome, gagagtacattaaATCATACTGTATTAGTCacatctcttccctctctttttccaatGTTTCTCTTTAGTAGacttgttactctctctctctctctctctctctctctctctctctctctctctctctctctctctctctctctctctctctctctctctctctctctctctctctctctctctcatcctgcttcTCTATGCACATTAATGCCTCTGCCTGTCTCACCCCTCCTCACACCCTGCACCTCCCTACCTTTCTATGCTTCACCCTGTCTTTCCTTGTCTGCTTGGTTCACTTCAGCTCTGCATCTCTCTGCCTTATCCTGCTATCCTTACTGctactcactctttctcttgtctACCACTTCCTGTacctgtctctttctccctcaccctcctttgCTGCCTttcatcatccttatccataTCATTTCTTTGtgtccttttcctttatgtCTGCCTTCCctcatgtgtgtatgtatcttttcattttttccagtgttttcctgTTTCACCCTCTCTTGAACTCCACCttatctccctctcatcctgtGTCAcctcaccctttccctctcactatCACCTCATCCTCTCCATCTTAATTTGCCTTAACTCACCTCACCGTATTGCTCATCACCCCACCGTGTCTCAGCCTGCCTTGCCCCACTCTGTCTCTCACCTTGAATCATCACACCCAGTCTCTCTCAGCCTGCTGCATCTCATCATCTCATCCTTCATCACCTCAACCTGTCTGTCTTACCCTATCTTATCTCACTTAGCCCCTGTCACCCTGTATCACCTCACTCTTGCTTGTCTCATCCTGCCTTGCCTCACCTCCCCCTGGCCCTGTCATCCTGTATCACCACCCTGTTTCATCCTGTGTCACTTCACACCATCCCTGTCCCCCATCACCTCCAGCAGTCGCCCTCAGGCTACCTTATGTCTCCTTGTACACAGGCATTGGGGTGGTGATGCTACTGGCCCTCACTGTGGAGCGATTCATCTCAGTGTGCTACCCAGCCCAGGCCAGAAATCTGTGTGGTGGCCGCCGTGCTTATGTCACAGTCTGTGTCATCCCTGTAACCACCTTTGTCCTCAATAGCCCCTACCTCTTCCTGGCTCATGTGGTCACCTGCAGGTCATCTGAGACAGGTGAGTCTTAGAGGAACTGTTAGCACCATCACAACTTCTAGGTCCTTTCCATAATTTCACTGCCATATATTGCAGTGCACTAACTATAGTATTACAGGAAAGTACAGTATTGAGGAGAAtatagatgtttataaagaatTTCAAACTGTAGGAAACTTTAAGACCCTTGCAAAGGTGTTAAAGTGGTATTTATcctttatattttgttatttaaaaTTCgtcaaaataattatttttcattagatTTGTACTCTATACTTTTACTTGTAAAGTCTGAGTGGATCAATAaattctattctattttatttacttgctGCCCCCCCACACAGGTGCCCTGCTCCACCTGAAGCAGCAAAACACATGGCTGGTGGAGGCATGGTGGTTCCAGGGCTACAAATGGATGCTGGAGGTGGTGTTCAAGCTCCTCCCCGCCCTGGTGCTGGTCTTCCTCAACATTCGCATTATTCGCACCTACAAAGCTGTGTGTGAGAAACGGCGCAAGATGAccaacaaggtgtgtgtgtgtgtgtgtgtgtacaagtttAAATTCCTACAGGACTGAGTCAAGCTCAGTCTTCCAGGTTTTGATATGAAAATGATCATATTTTCTTTGAATGTGCTGTTATCATACAGTAGGATGTGGAAATACAACCCAAAACAAAATTGGTCACAAGTTGCCTTATGGTCCAGTCCACTAATTATGGCCTGTCAGATCTGGGTTCAGTCCTCAGACACATCCACCTCTCTTATGTATTCATATAAAATTAGTTTCTCATCATCCAGTCATTTTACTGTTTGCATTACTCATGTGATGCATTTCAGTGATTGTCATTGTTCTGTTTAGAAAACTATACataattatttcctcttctcttctaaagtttattggtgtgtgtgtgtgtgtgtgtgtgtgtgtgtgtgtgtgtgtgtgtgtgtgtgtgtgaaaacagcCAGTGTAAATAATGGAATTCCTTGCCTCAGGTGAGTGGTGAGCAGCGGAGGCAGTATGCTGAGGAGAGTCGCCTGATGTTCTTGCTTGGGGGAACCTCAACACTGTTCTTTGTGTGCATGACACCAATGATCCTTCTGTCTGTCACCATACACCACGCCTGGGCCACCTCCCTGGCCTTTGAGGTAGGTGTGCAACCTACTCTACTATAAATCATGTACATTGAGATTGATGGGAGTAACAAGTTATGTGGTGAAGCAAAAGTTCCACGACAGACAgatttatgaatatatataagtGAATACAATATATAATGTAGGTAACTAAATATAATATTATACAATAATTTGTAACAAATGCAGTTCATTCTTGAAATAGTAAAGTAACAATGAATTCACTTCACTTGAGATCAGTTGTAGAAATGTTAAGTGGAGAAGACTTAAGCATTCTGAAAAGCAGATAAATTAAGCTTGAAAATCATAAACATAAATGTTATTAATAAAAAGCTAgttattaattaataataataataataataataataataataataataataataataataataataataataataataataattggtttattatttaggcagttaaaaactgaaaatgtacagagggggtggggaaatacttaacattaatcctaaaggtaagtctaatctagaagggactattgagtgatggctcgcaccatgctgggaatcgcactgagtctgtactggTCCGtgcgtggcgcctttaggggcattatcttgttgtggtgtctggtggcacggactgggcgaggtgcgtcaggcggcagcatgtttctgagacgtggatgatgcagtagtccccttccaaacttctccagagcctcttggtgcctggtggatagtctggacagactcagggtggtcagggcttcttcataggtggtgtatgcagggccaaggatgaccctgcacgctcttttctgcacactctctagctgtagctgttgagtgtgtgtgaggaaggaggaccacgctggggaggcgtacatgagtttggggaggatgaaggtgaggtacaccccccttaactcatctgtcagcgtccccagcgacctgagtctgcgcagcatgtacagcctgtaggtagctgatcttacggtgctggcgacatgctgcttccaggtcagctggtcgttcACCGTGACTCcaagaagcttggcacatcggaccacctggagggggtgagggcccactgtgagttggggagggggcactggtacagaggaggtacagaaatgcatcaccacagttttgctgtggttgatggtcatcctgctctcctccttccacatctgcagtcgctccagaattgcttgcagtggcgagtagtccgggttcttggtggaaactgggacgcccagtgcagtcgtccacatacttccagcgatggggggtgtcagtgagggcgtcgttaatgaggaggaggaagcatagaggacccatcttggtcacctgggggaccccacatgtcagctgttggaaattagagacagccctgatagcgaacggcctgacgccaccctgtgaggaagtcggctagccacgctatcaggttaggagggagacctagacttactgccttgctgatgacaagagtgtgatcaacaagatcaaaggcttttttgaagtccacaaaagcaacagctagagaggtgtttcgcttgtccaggtggctgtggatgaattcaaggaagctggtcaggtaataggaggtggaggtggctttaatatttccaaattgtctgatatctacggtattacaaattttggtgtaggcccattcatacacaaaatcctcacaaataaggctagggatgggggtgatagagactggcctgaggtcattgagtgactgtggactggaagttttggggatgggggtgacgtaagatgtcttccagtccgcggggcaagtgttgggagagtgaggcgtttattatggagcatagcggtgttgctagctctacagcaaattccttataaatttttataggaaggtcagtgggtgtggtggatcttggtttgaatttgagtattctcttaaaaacatccaccgcctggacacttgggggatgggagggagcggaaagataggcaggaagcggagtgatgtggaggggaggaaaggtttgacagatagcagcacagtgatcgttcatctgagccacgagattagcaggaaggtgtgaggtgcaaggaagagatgaagtgtgcttttgtaggccacacaaagctttgatcttagcatACCACtatctgttgttggtcagcttgaggtggtgtatcttgtctgggtaatagcttgcctttgcagccttaatctccctgatcactctgtttcttattttcctgtataggaccgggcaggagtggaatgcccaggtccgctgacgctcgagtcttttaatgcggggcgtcatccaggggacATCAGAcaggtgcgttgtgacgctcttggctgggaagtagcggtggaaggcttctgtggtggtggcgacgtaattttgctattttaagtggacgtcctccacatccagcacctcggtccacgggtgttgtgtcacccactgcccaaactccctcatggctgagtcagggaTGGGGCGGCGGGTCgaggtggtggctgtgggtgtccacagtatggagaggtgggtgctccgtcccatgggaggcagcagcttggggggcgagtactgctggcccaggtctgtcagtataaggtcaaggatggcttgctggtgggtggggaagtccacgacctgggtgagatgtagctggtgtaggatatcgttgatatctaatctgtcaAAGTCCTGACAGATGACCaacttggcagcaggatacctcaccctcagggcgtcagcagtgttgatggtgtgagcggtgagtaactgtgctgtggcaGCTCGTGGGGGTGgtacacgatgatggaggctgtgttgctgggatgggaggggggcataactctcacccacagggcctccacaccggcaggaatattgacagggaggtgtgaggggctgagggcagagcggcagaaaatgGCCACTCCCCCCCCACTTCtgtcctgacctgaggtgatggtagagctggtagtcctgcatcgtgcacacctcaggaacaatctgccacgcctcagtaactgCCACAATGTCCacacaagtagatctcaccatcacaatcaacttgtccatcttgttggccagagacgtcgcattaaataagagggagggaagactataccacacacGTGGCacttcaaagtgtttgtattccctcttctccaccctgcagtcttctctggcactggaggtcactaccttgatgggacgcatcacacttttgcctcctctcgatcctcGGTTCTGAAATAGTTTCAAggtcttaaggcactgtatcacgttgggcggtgtgtgtgtgtgtgtgtgtgtgtgtgtgtgtgtgtgtgtgtgtgtgtgtgtgtgtgtgtgtgtgtgtgtgtgtgtgtgtgtgtgtgtgtgtgtgttgttgttgttgttgttgttgttgttgttgttgtacagtACAGAGTTGGAGATAATTTACCTTGTGTTGCCTTGCTGTAGAAATAGACAAATTACCATCAAATTGATCAATATCCTCTTTGCTCACATAACTTCACATCCAGACTATTGTGTCAGGTCCTTCTATTATGTGGTAGCACATGGAAACACAAGCCAAGGCAGGACTGGCTGTGAGATACCTCAtggtgcatttatttatttattttttttttttttgcagtgtttCATAATGGAGAATGTAGttctttattcattccattACATTTCAGGATCCCTGGATCTCAAAATCTTTACCTTCTACGGGTATAGGATTTTGTTTCTGAAGTCTCCAAAACCTAATATTTGTTTCCATGGTTGTCATCTGGATAGCAAAACTTCCAAGAAACATTATTTTTGCCAAGAAACATTATTTTTGTCCAGTACAATGATGCTGAGTTTGAAAAAGATACAGAATGTTTTGTTGAtcccaagtctctctctctctctctctctctctctctctctctctctctctctctctctctctctctctctctctctctctctctctctctctctctctctctctctctctctctctctctctctctctctaaggaaatATTAAGAGAGAATGTTGCAGTGCTATGTTTTTCAGTCAGTTAAATAATCAGTTCCTGacactcttccttccatccctccatcatttcctccctgcctcatAAGTCTACCTCCCCAGGTGTTCCGAGCCACTGCCAACGTTCTTGAGGTGACAAACTTTGCCGTCACCTTCTACATCTACTGTGTGTTCTCAAAAGACTTCAGAGAGACTTTCCTTCGTACTCTGCGCTCAGCCAAGGAAAACTCCGTTGGTGCCTCCTTCCTAGGCTCTGTGTCAGGCCTGAAGGAGGCAATCCGGCCCCCCTAGGGACACGCCCCTCACACCCCACTGCAGCACCATGccactaccaccgtcaccagTGTTACACCAGCTCCTGTGGCTGtatgactgactgtgtgtgtgtgtgtgtgtgtgtgtgtgtgtgttaaattttaagtaataatgGCAGAGTAccagtgtttattttgttttcattgttggtgttgctgctgctgttgttgttgatgtataTAAGTTGTAGTCTGAGATCATGGAAAAATTGTGTGCAGTCTGCACCATAAACTAAAAAGATAATGTTTAAGCATTCATACAGTAAGACTGGATTCCCTGTCCTCTATATTCCCCTCATGGTAAGATAAGGGGATGGGGAAGTTCACATCTCAAACCCTAATGGTTGGGctaatgagtgtgtgtgcatgtacatGTGGCATGAGTGATGCTAAATGGAGACTGGAAGGCTATTGTGAGATGAGTTGGATGTTGTATGTGCATGTGGCATGAGTGATGCTAAATGGAGACTAAGGTTATTGTGAGACAAGTTGGATGTATTAGCTTTAtgcaaaattaaagaaagagtgaagaggaagaatccAGGAAGTGAGATAAGGGAGTGAGATAAGGATGGCCGTATTTGGTAGGTAGTCACAGAAGTGCAGTGCAGTGGGGTGTGTTAAGAGTGTTAGGTGGTTTTATCAAGACTGTTCTAGGTGAAAATCAGTTTTGGTCAAGAAATGAGTGTACATGGGCCTGGTagtgagagggatggaggagagagaagcctCATCTTTGTGAGTATTTGCAGTTTTAGGGCAAAGGTTTCATGTAGCATTAAAGAGCTTCATACTGCAGTTGGCTCTCGTACATTATGGCCAATGAGGATAATATTCTTTTTGCCCTAGCAACATGGAGGCAAAGATGTTGAGGGAATGCTTGTGATTGTGGGTGCCTGGTCTTGGCTAGCCCCCTTTCATGGGAGATGTCAGCATGGTTTAAAGTTGAATCAATTTTCATCATTGTGACAAAAGATTAGATTATGGAGCAAAATctgatatttatatatataaatttgtaAATTATTCTGatataaatatgtaaattaTTTTAAGATTATGAAAGTctgagattatatatatatatatatatatatatatatatatatatatatatatatatatatatatatatatatatatatatatatatatgtccgTAAAATGGTAGGAGTAGGAAAATTACATTGCAATATGCCTGTAAAATGGTAGGAGTAGGAATATTACATTGCAGACattactacagtaaaatccctcttattcggcatcaacgggaccgccgacatgccggatacttgaatagaagtgaaattatgtccacaatcaccaccctccactcacgcatcttaccataacaaagatcagctgatcttaatcagctccataagtgtaagcacaacacgcttcctcttttctacaactttaggcatgatgaaggcgtcaggcgataaacagtgcacacgcggaactgggtcactgagtaaacacagtgcagtgggccgcaggtggcgcgaagcagtgcgttctggtggcgagggaacaaagtatgcctcgcgcgggaattttaattgattttatgagtacacattgattttttattgattttaaggctgggggaaaaatgtgccggatactcaaatgccgtacgagagggattttactgtagtttaGTTATGTAATGTGATGCACGAGATAAGTTATAAATTATATGATTAAAATTAATAACTTAAGTTATAAATTAATGATTAAAATTAATAACTTAGGATTAAAATTGACCCTCTGGATGCTTCCGAAAAGATTGTAGGATTAAAATTGATCATCCTCAGGATAGTTACAAAAATTGTAGGATAAAAGTTGATCTTAAACTAATCTGGataagtagtagcagcagtgttAATGAATATAGTAAGGAGATAGTAGTAGTTCTGATGTTCCTGTATCAATTGCAGTTAAATACAAGATGTGATAAGAAACCAAAGAGTGAAAGCATGCAAGTTTGATGCAATCATTCCACATTCCTTTCTAGAATTCAAAATCTGAAGAGGAATGTGTGAAGTACTTGAGGAGAGGGTTTGAGAGAAGCTAGCTTGTGAATGACTAAATCTTGAAAGGTATGTGTGGGGAAAAATGTATGTGTGGAAACTTAGTGGGGTGGCAAAGGGGAAAACTAGATTAAATAAAATCTTTGTGATGCTTGTAATAATGCTTGTAGTGAGTGATTCACCTCATGGTCATTACATCATTTCAGATTACATGAGATGAGCTTTGTGCATGTTTGTGTTTGCACTGATTGTACATCTCACAATGATGATTGTTTCATACATCCACCAGTCTACACCAGATGAGCATAGCATGTGTACCTGGAAGAGCtataaaattttctttaatCTACTATTTATTCTTCCGGATTCCTAATCAGCATGTGTAGTAACACTTGGTTCCATGAGGATGAGGGAAGTTTCAGCTGAAaacatttttcttgatttcaaTCCGGTTTTGTATTTTAATATGCAGTTTTCATATGGAATTTATGCACATCTATTTTATTTGCCAGTGGCAAACAAATTACACATGACAGTAAATTCgtggcatttttttcttacctacAGTTTGAGGTTGTCTACATAGTTCTAATCATCTGCCCAAATTTAATCTTAATCTCAAActttaataatttaataattCTTCAATAACTTTAATCCCAGGGatcttacattttattttaccttGAAGAGTCTCCGGAGAAATTAAGTcttcaacactttttttttttaaataaataaataagataaaataataggAGTCTCTTGAACTCTTAAGAACAAATTGCTCATTAACCAGCAACACTACTAGTCCACGAGTCTAACAATTTAGTATTCAAAGAAATTTTGTCCTATAATAGTTATGACTTCCCACCACCTTGGgcaggaagaacaggaacagcAACAAACTGCCCACTATCTTCTGGAAAGGGAAGACAGGAACAACAGCAGACTGGCAAAACAAGTTCAATAAACTTGTAATTGTGGTGGACAATATTTCAACATACATCTTCAATGGCCTTATCTTTAACTCTGCTGATGAGCAAGTCTGCCTGAATGATGTCCAAAATGAGAGGATGGGAAAGGACAACCTGCACAGATGAAGCCCACCTGAACAATACCTGAAATGAGAGGATGTGAAGATATTGCATGAATAAGTACAAGGAAAGTCAATTTACTGTAAAAGCAACCTGCCCAGCTAGGACAAGGCTAGAGACAGGATAAAAAGAGCAGACTAAACTAAAAGCAACCTGCCCAGCTAGGACAAGGATAGAGGCAGGACAAAAAGAGCAGACTAAATAGGTAAAGTGAGCATACATAATGCGTGAATGAGAAAGGCTGGAATATCAATTACAGGCATGAACAAAGAATGAAATTTGGATCTTGACAGGATAACCAAGACATGATGAAATGAATTGATGGAAATCAGCacaattacagaaaaaaatgtgtactaGAATTTGAGGAGATAAAGCCCTGTTCCACAAAGACTAAAAAATTTAAGAAACTCTGCCACTGGTGAGTATATGCTGCATGTTACCAAATTTCATTAATTAAATTTTGCACTTGTCCCTTACATACCATAACTCCTATTACCTCCGATTTACTGCCCTCCACACATTCTACTTGGCAGCTAATAGCATCAACCCAAATTCTCTTCAAGAACAAATCCTGGTGCAATTTCTTGGTACTTTTGTGATGCTGTTGACAACATCTGGGTTCCATGCTACGCCGAGACTTCTGATAAAAGGTCAGTGTTCCTCATAGGTCCCAGTGTTCCTCATTCATGAGCTGCAAGACAAAAACAGTTACTGAATTGTATGCAGTAAGTCACTGTCTGCTCTTACTTAACAACTTAAcactggagagaaagagagagagagagagagagagactgatgatAATTCATGCAAGTGCTGTCAGCAGCAGCTACAAGACTAAAACCAATGGTTTTAGTGTTTCCCCTTGTCATCTGACAAATATGCTTATTTATCAATCAACAAGTTCACATTCAAAGCATGCAGCTCATTATAATTTCACAGAACTGAGCACGCTAATAGTTTTAGTATATTATATTACTGCCATTCCACAAAGCAGACAGGATTCTTGCTTTTCAGCATCCAGCTACAATTACTACCATTCCACAAAAAAGACAGGATTCTTGCTTTCCAGCATCCAACTTCAATTACTGCCACTCCATAAAGCAGACAGGATTCTTGCTTTTCAGCATCCGACTATATctgcatttttttaattttttttttatacaagtcAACAGTTGTGTAATatgaactgaactgaaccaATTACACCACACCACCTGCAGTAAATACGCTGTTTAACAAACACTTCCAACCCGACATTAGACCAGCAGCAAACACCACTTAAAAACTAAGATCGCATAAAAAGTTGAGCCTTATCCACCTTGCCTCGAATCATTCACAAGGTACGCAGCCCTACCTTCCTTGCCTCATATAACAAGGTAAGCAATCACACCTTGCAAGCACATACCTCATGCTCTCCCCAGACACATGCACCACGCCTGCACAAGTAACAACCACACAGCAAGTCTCCACCGCAGACACTTAGCCTGAACCACCATCTCCACGCCACTGTCAGCCGTCACCCAACTTAGAATATATTGGCACTGCAATCGCTAATATCGCCACACAACCATGTCTCCACCACCAGCAAGACCACACACACTACGTTTATACTACCAACAACCATCACATGAACCACGCCTCATACCAAATTCATTTTAACTTCAAATTTGCCTCCGCTGACGCCACCCGCCAgtcacccacacgcacacacattttttttctctactagAATATACCatatgttaaaaataaatacagtgtCATAACATTACTTAAGGAAAAGCCTTAATAAGTTTATTGGTACTCCTGCTGCTTATAGTGTGATGTAATTAATTtgacgatgataatgacatGTAGAGTAATACTCCATCTCTACAATTTGCGAGTATTCCTTTGTTTACAAGCAGCAGGATTATTGAATTTGTGTTGTAGAAACAACATTTAGTGTTTGACCACATAATTACATACATATTATACCTAAACATAAGAAACTGATGACGGAGCCTAGAATAGACTTCAATATTACTCCATTCCTTCGTCTTCAAATTTAAAAGTCAAACAGCTGAAATATTTAATATATTGTATAAAATAATATTCTGTCTGAACAGATAACTATTTATATAATTAGGTCAGTGTGAAAACAAGCTAGCCAAGCCTcgtttgaagagagagagagagagagagagagagagagagagagagagagagagagagagagagagagagagagagagagagagagagagagagagagagagagagaattataatgcTTCGTCAGAGAATATGGGGTTAAGATAGTCACTTGTTCTAATATTGGAGATAAGTAAGGAAgggagcaggggagggaagaggaaaagagagggaggagaggaggggggatatGAATTAAGACGTAAATATCGAATTATTAAACAAGTGAAATCTTGAAAGGAAAactaagatctctctctctctctctctctctctctctctctctctctctctctctaagtacctccccttcctcaacTTATGTCCTCTCAAATATCCATTTTtccttgttgagagagagagagagagagagagagagagagagagagagagagagagagagagagagagagagagagagagagagagagagagagagagagagagagagtccagccTTCCTCACAAAAAGTTACTTGGAAAGCAAATTGATAATTAGGCTAGCAATGTATATCAACTATAGGAAAAACAGGACATATATAACTATGGAGACAAGAATACTTGGATGTAGGTAGCTCAGCCACTAAATACTACAACTAAGCCAAATTAGATCAACAAATGTATTACTGAGAAAAATATAACCCGgtataagcctgagtgatgaaaatataaaattgtggttgtgtgtgtgtgtgtgcgtgtgtttatcTGAGGATTATCCCTTTTATGTGCAGTCTGAATAGTTCActagttttcagtttttttttttttttttttttttttttttatgaatttcttACACCAGGTTAGTTTCCCCATTAGTACAAAACACTCACAATGTTCCAAGAGGTTCCTCACCAAATTCctggtggtgtttgtgtctcATCTGGCATCAGTATCCTCTTGAAGTATTTTACCCGAGTGTTGCTTCCTGTGGTCAAAATTCTGAACATTCTTGTTGTGGCAGATCATCAGGGCATTTCTGTGGATGGGAAAATTACTATGGTTAAGTGACCAAACTTACCAGTtgtaaaaatattgttgtaAGACAAAAAGGTATTACAGTAGTACACTATAACAGGGATCTTGCCCCACCTGCAGGAAGTGTTGCCTGTGTGAAGGAGAAGCAACACAGGGATAACTGCTTCACCAAGGGCTGCAGCTGCTGCTCTGCTAACTGCTGATATTGTCTGGAattgttggtctgtttctctaTCTAACTGGCCACCTGTTGAGCCCTCATGCTAATGCTGTGGGCATCATCATCTCTCAACATTCTGTATAGGTAtactcatttattattattattattattattattattattattattattattaatattattattattattatctttattattattattattattcattattattattaaaatcattattatcatcacattCTGAGACCAAGTTGGATTTAAGAATGAACATGAGAACATGAGGGCACACATTCATTTCAAACCCTGAATATGAGCATTGCAATAGatatgaagaaaggaggggacaAGTTAATCTCAAACCCTGAATACAAGCATTGGGCAAATAGATAGTGGCCTTTCATAGAAGTGTCAAGACTTGGGGTGATTCCTGTTGGCCAGGCAGATAGTGGAGCACAAGACTTCCATCATCACTGAAGTGCTGGACCTTCCATGACTATTTCTTCTTTACACTGGAAAATTACATATTAACCTATAAACAATGGCATCT contains:
- the LOC135111370 gene encoding probable G-protein coupled receptor B0563.6 isoform X1, giving the protein MGLVTTPSLLTNLIPTDLYDLHEGSDNTSDLLDCDRYPATPTPRDVYQVKFVAYGVVMPVLVCVGVLGDLLNLVVLTRPNMTGVAYVYMRGYAAASLFALLCAIPFTHRVLAHEQGRWASYLVAAFHAHVVLYFGNSCIGIGVVMLLALTVERFISVCYPAQARNLCGGRRAYVTVCVIPVTTFVLNSPYLFLAHVVTCRSSETGALLHLKQQNTWLVEAWWFQGYKWMLEVVFKLLPALVLVFLNIRIIRTYKAVCEKRRKMTNKVSGEQRRQYAEESRLMFLLGGTSTLFFVCMTPMILLSVTIHHAWATSLAFEVFRATANVLEVTNFAVTFYIYCVFSKDFRETFLRTLRSAKENSVGASFLGSVSGLKEAIRPP
- the LOC135111370 gene encoding probable G-protein coupled receptor B0563.6 isoform X3, with product MVLMCEKCDGGGDAGGGGGGDGGDGDGRGYAAASLFALLCAIPFTHRVLAHEQGRWASYLVAAFHAHVVLYFGNSCIGIGVVMLLALTVERFISVCYPAQARNLCGGRRAYVTVCVIPVTTFVLNSPYLFLAHVVTCRSSETGALLHLKQQNTWLVEAWWFQGYKWMLEVVFKLLPALVLVFLNIRIIRTYKAVCEKRRKMTNKVSGEQRRQYAEESRLMFLLGGTSTLFFVCMTPMILLSVTIHHAWATSLAFEVFRATANVLEVTNFAVTFYIYCVFSKDFRETFLRTLRSAKENSVGASFLGSVSGLKEAIRPP
- the LOC135111370 gene encoding probable G-protein coupled receptor B0563.6 isoform X2, with translation MPVLVCVGVLGDLLNLVVLTRPNMTGVAYVYMRGYAAASLFALLCAIPFTHRVLAHEQGRWASYLVAAFHAHVVLYFGNSCIGIGVVMLLALTVERFISVCYPAQARNLCGGRRAYVTVCVIPVTTFVLNSPYLFLAHVVTCRSSETGALLHLKQQNTWLVEAWWFQGYKWMLEVVFKLLPALVLVFLNIRIIRTYKAVCEKRRKMTNKVSGEQRRQYAEESRLMFLLGGTSTLFFVCMTPMILLSVTIHHAWATSLAFEVFRATANVLEVTNFAVTFYIYCVFSKDFRETFLRTLRSAKENSVGASFLGSVSGLKEAIRPP